The genomic window CTTCGCGCCTTCCACTGTGGAGCGAGCGCGCCGTGTCGTCGAAGCCGAAAGGCTCGACGGCGGCAATCCGCGCGTCCGGCTGGAGGGCGTTCAACACCAGGCCGCAACCCGCCAGCAATCCGCCGCCGCCGCAGGGTGCGGCGAAGGTGCCAAGGTTCTCTCTGGCCGCCGGAGGCAGTGCGTCCAGCGCTTCCAGAGCGACTGTCCCCTGTGCGGCCAGCACGTCGGGGTGATCGCCTGGCGGAACGAGCGTGCCGCCGGAGTCCTGCAGCAATCGCATTCCAATCGCTTCCCGGCTTTCGTGTCGCCGGTCGTAGTGCACGACGCGGGCGCCATGGGCAAGCGCTCGGTCGACCTTGTTACGCGGCGCATCGATAGGCATGACGATCGTGGCAGGGACGCCCAGGCAGCGTGCCGCCCAAGCGATGGCCTGGCCATGGTTACCGGTGGAATAGGCCACGACGCCCCGTTGCCGTTCTGCTTCGCTCAGTCGCAGCACGGCGTTGAAGGCGCCGCGCGCCTTGAACGATCCCGTGACCTGCAGGTTCTCGGCTTTTAGCCAGACCGGCGCGCCCGCGATGTGATCGAGGACTGGTGATCGTACGAGCGGCGTGCGCACCACATAGGCGCTGATGCGCTCGGACGCCGAGCGGACGTCGTCGAATGTCGGCACGCGCATGGGCCCCAGCGATTCGTGGGTGAGGACGGGGCTCGGGTTTCTCTGGGTATCGTGTCTGGTCATGGTGTACTCCTGCACACTGCACTCAATGGGAGACTAGGCGCGACAGGAACTCCTGCGCTCGCTCGGTTGTGGGAGATGCGAAGAACGCGTCCGTCGAGGTGTTCTCCACCACCTTGCCGGCGTCCATGAAGATCACGCGGTCCGCGGCGCGGCGGGCAAAACCCATCTCGTGGGTGACCACGGCCATCGTCATACCGTCCTGGGCGAGTTCCAACATTACGGCGAGTACCTCGCCGATCATTTCTGGATCCAGGGCCGAGGTCGGCTCGTCGAAGAGCATGACGATGGGGTCCATTGCCAGCGCACGAGCAATCGCGATGCGCTGCTGCTGGCCGCCGGACAGCTGAGCGGGATACGCGTCGACCTTCCCCGGCAGGCCTACACGGCTCAGCAGTTCGCTGGCCCTGCGCTGCGCCGCATCGCGCGATCGGCCGAGCACCTTCATGGGTGCGAGGCAGAGGTTCTCTCGCACCGTCAAGTGCGGGTAGAGCTCGAAGTGCTGGAACACCATGCCCACACGCCTGCGCAGCTCGCTCAAATTGGACGTCGCCGCGCCCACCTCAACGCCGTCGACACGCACGCTGCCCCGCTGGAACGGCTCGAGCCCGTTGAAACACTTGATCAGCGTGCTTTTGCCTGAGCCGGAGGGGCCGCAGATCACCGCGACCTCGCCGCGGCGGATCGTCAGGTCGCAACCGTTGAGCACGGGGACCGACCCATAGGCCTTGTGGAGCCCGGCTACTTCGATCATGGGCGCTTCGAGGTTCTTTTTCTGGGAAGTCATGCAGCGCTCCTGCGCTTGGCAGCCAGGTGGGCCGCCAGTGAAAGGGATGCGCAGAGCACGAAATAGACGAGCGCTGCGAACAGGTACATCTCGACCAGGCGGTTGTCCCGGTTCGCCACGATGCTGGTGGACGTCATGAAGTCCCGCAGGGAGATCACATAGACGAGCGAGGTGTCCTGGAACAGGACGATGGCTTGCGTGATCAGCACGGGCGTCATGTTGCGCAGTGCCTGAGGCAGCACCACGTAGCGCAGCGCCTGCGCCGGTCGCAGGCCCGAGGCTGCCGCCGCCTGCCACTGGCCCATGCGCACGCTCTGCAGGCCCGCGCGAATGATCTCGGAGTAGTAGGCCGCCTCGAACAGCGTGAAGGCGATCAAGGCCGACGTGAGCGCGCCCACGGGCCTGCCGACGATCAGCGGTACCAAGAAGTAGAACCAGAAGATCACCAGAATCAGAGGCACGGCCCTGAAGCCGTTTACGTACGCCGCCGCCGCACCGGCGAGCAGGCGGTGACGAGAGCGCCGCGCCAGTGCCAGGAACAGGCCGAGCACCAGGCCGCCCGCCATCGCGACCAGGGTCAGCATCAGGCTCAGCCCTAGGCCTTCGAGCAGGAAAGGCCAGGCCTTTAGGATGACCGAGGCATCGAATGTCGCGTTCATGTGCGCGCCCCCTGGGTGCCGGGGATCGTCAGTTTCTTTTCCAGACTCCGCATACCTGCGGTCACGCAGAGCGCGATCGTCAGGTACACCAGGGTGGCGGCGGTGAAGGCCTCGAAGCCATTGAAGGTGTAGCTCTCGATCTGGCGGCTCTGCGCGGTCATCTCAAAGACGCCGATGGTCAGCGCCAGTGCCGAGTTCTTGAAGACGGTAAGGAATTCGGAGGTCAGCGGTGGCAGGACGAGCCGCATCGCCTGCGGCAGCAGGACGAAGCGATAGCTTTGCGTCAAGGTCATCCCGCTAGCGAAGGCGGCGAACCGCTGACCGTGTGGTAGCGCGGCAATGCCAGAACGGACCTGGACCGCGACCCGCGACGCGGTGAACAACCCCAGCGCAGCGATGGCCGTCCAGAGTTCCGGCATCGGCAGATCCCGCTTCAGCCACCGTCCGGCCTCGCTCGGCAACAGCTCTGGTACCACGAAGAACCAGATGAAGAGTTGCAACAGCAGCGGCACATTCCGGAACACCGAGACGTAGGCGGTCACCAGCCATTTCGCGCGAACTGGCAGTGAGCCCAGCACGCCCAAGGCGAGACCGAGCGTCACGGCGATAGCCCAGGCGGCGAGCGAGATCAGCACCGTCGCCTGCAACCCGGACAGCAGCCATCCGGCGTAGGGGTCCTCGAAGAGGACCCTCCAATTCCATGCGTAGTTCATCACGAGTCGCGCGCGCGCCGATTCATTCGGGAAGTGCGGCCAGTTTCAGCGCTGCTGCGAGATCCTTTGACATCGGAACGTCCAGCTGTGTGAACCACTTGTCGTAGAACGCGTTGAGTTCGCCGGAGCGGACGCTGCGCGCGATGGTGGCATTGACCAGGCTGAGGAACACGGTGCTGTTCTTCTGCAGCATCAGGCCATACGGATCGAATGAGAGCGGCCGGCCGACCACCTCGTAGTCAAGCGGCACCGGTGCGCTCTTGCGCAGCCCGGACAGCAGGATGTCGTCGGTTGAAAAGGCGTCGACCCGCCCTGTCGAGAGGGCGAGGAAGCCCTCCGAGTTGTCCTTCACCGGGACGATGCGAACCTTCAGTTTCTTGGCGTCGATCAATGCCTTGATCAGGCGCTCCGGCGTGGTGTTGATGGGGAGCGCCACCGCTTTTCCATTCAGGTCTTCGACCTCCTTGATGTCCGCGCCCTTGCGGACCAACAGCCGGGTGGTGGAGATGAAGTGCGGTGCGCTGAAGTCGACTTGGACTTGGCGGCTCAGCGTGTTGACCGTCGAGCCGCATTCGAGATCGACGGTGCCGTTGGCCACGAGCGCGATGCGGTTCTGCGGATTCACTGCGATGTAGTCGACCTTGAGCGCAGGTAGCTGGAGCCGCTGCTTGACGGCGTCTACTACCTTTAAGCAGAGGTCCATCGCGTAGCCGACAGGCTTCCTGTCGTCGTTGAGGTAGGAGAATGGAATCGACGACTCGCGGTAGCCCAGCGTGATCGTGCCCTTGGCCTTGATGCGCTCCAGGATGGGGTCGGTGCTTTGTGCGAGCGCCGCACCGCTGCTTACCAACAGCGCGGCACCAACGACGCCGAACAGGACGCGAGACACGAAATGGATGGCGGTGTTCATTCGAACGTTCCTCAGGAGGCCGATACGGCTGCGGGTTGAACGGCGCCAGTCAGGGCGGCCACGAGTTCGGCAAGGCTCGATACGGTGAGGTCGGGCTTGGCCTCGGCCGCGCCCTCGCCGGACAAACCGAGCAGCCGGCCTGGACGGTTGACCCAAGCGCAGCGCATGCCCAGCCGGTTGGCCGGCGTGATGTCTGCCCGCAGGCTCTGACCAACGTGCAGGATCCGCTCGCGCGGGATGCCCATGCGCATCAGGTCGCCGATGCCGGTGTCGAAATGCGGCCAGTCCGGCTTGTAGGCGCCCACGCGCTGTGCCGTGACCACCAGGTCGAAGCGGAAGTCCAAGTTGTCGCA from Variovorax paradoxus includes these protein-coding regions:
- a CDS encoding threonine/serine dehydratase encodes the protein MRVPTFDDVRSASERISAYVVRTPLVRSPVLDHIAGAPVWLKAENLQVTGSFKARGAFNAVLRLSEAERQRGVVAYSTGNHGQAIAWAARCLGVPATIVMPIDAPRNKVDRALAHGARVVHYDRRHESREAIGMRLLQDSGGTLVPPGDHPDVLAAQGTVALEALDALPPAARENLGTFAAPCGGGGLLAGCGLVLNALQPDARIAAVEPFGFDDTARSLHSGRREVNDPAARSLADALQAATPAELPFEINRHFLSEAWSVTDEEIGCAIRFALTELRMVVEPGGAVALAAVLAGRLKPGSKDTLVVLSGGNVDMTLLATLMRADDRRGPVERPS
- a CDS encoding amino acid ABC transporter permease, with the translated sequence MNATFDASVILKAWPFLLEGLGLSLMLTLVAMAGGLVLGLFLALARRSRHRLLAGAAAAYVNGFRAVPLILVIFWFYFLVPLIVGRPVGALTSALIAFTLFEAAYYSEIIRAGLQSVRMGQWQAAAASGLRPAQALRYVVLPQALRNMTPVLITQAIVLFQDTSLVYVISLRDFMTSTSIVANRDNRLVEMYLFAALVYFVLCASLSLAAHLAAKRRSAA
- a CDS encoding amino acid ABC transporter permease, which translates into the protein MNYAWNWRVLFEDPYAGWLLSGLQATVLISLAAWAIAVTLGLALGVLGSLPVRAKWLVTAYVSVFRNVPLLLQLFIWFFVVPELLPSEAGRWLKRDLPMPELWTAIAALGLFTASRVAVQVRSGIAALPHGQRFAAFASGMTLTQSYRFVLLPQAMRLVLPPLTSEFLTVFKNSALALTIGVFEMTAQSRQIESYTFNGFEAFTAATLVYLTIALCVTAGMRSLEKKLTIPGTQGART
- a CDS encoding amino acid ABC transporter ATP-binding protein, coding for MIEVAGLHKAYGSVPVLNGCDLTIRRGEVAVICGPSGSGKSTLIKCFNGLEPFQRGSVRVDGVEVGAATSNLSELRRRVGMVFQHFELYPHLTVRENLCLAPMKVLGRSRDAAQRRASELLSRVGLPGKVDAYPAQLSGGQQQRIAIARALAMDPIVMLFDEPTSALDPEMIGEVLAVMLELAQDGMTMAVVTHEMGFARRAADRVIFMDAGKVVENTSTDAFFASPTTERAQEFLSRLVSH
- a CDS encoding amino acid ABC transporter substrate-binding protein, which produces MNTAIHFVSRVLFGVVGAALLVSSGAALAQSTDPILERIKAKGTITLGYRESSIPFSYLNDDRKPVGYAMDLCLKVVDAVKQRLQLPALKVDYIAVNPQNRIALVANGTVDLECGSTVNTLSRQVQVDFSAPHFISTTRLLVRKGADIKEVEDLNGKAVALPINTTPERLIKALIDAKKLKVRIVPVKDNSEGFLALSTGRVDAFSTDDILLSGLRKSAPVPLDYEVVGRPLSFDPYGLMLQKNSTVFLSLVNATIARSVRSGELNAFYDKWFTQLDVPMSKDLAAALKLAALPE